GGAGCAAAGTTGGTTACAAGATACAGGGGAGAAGCTGCATGTCAGGATCAGGGGGTGTTGTGCAAGTTCTAAAACAGCTGCAAAGTCCTTTAGGGGCTGAAATCTATTGACACAGACTTGATGCAGGGAAGAAATGAGCTGCTACTGAACATATTGGGAAACACATCTGCCCCCTGGCAATTGCAGTAATGTCATCTCATCATTATCTGTATTTAAACCCCAGAAAGTCAATTCTTACCATTAAGAATCTGATGGAATACTACAATAGGTCCTgggaaaacaacagcaaaaaaatactAGCATTAGCAAGGATGTACTTAGAGGAATTAAAACTAACAGTCTTGCAGATACATTTAAAAGCATCAGACTTGCAGTTTTCCCCCCAATTTATATGTATCTGAAATTCCTGAGCAACTCACTGATATCCAtctgaaagcaaagcacaggCCTTGTGCCTACAAATCCCCCCCAGAGATGTGACAGATGTGACACTGTCATCTGACACAACAGTTGCACCCCAAGTTCTATATTCTACTGTAGCTCAACTGCTTCAAGAGGTTTGTTCATTTTATCTCACTTTAAGAGTACTGCAGCCTCTGTTTTgtgaaggagaagggaagactAGAGAGTGATAGGGAGAGAAGTAGATATTTCCAGAAGATTTCAGTCACATTACTCCCTACTGACTCCATCAAGCCTGTGCTGGACCTTTCCATGCATCTTAATTTGCAAAACAAATTTCACCCCTGGACCTATTTGGGAAAACATATTAAATTGGCTCTGTagaaggcagagctgagagTCAGAATCATTTACCCCAAGGCTTTTCAGCAGTCTCTGAATCATTTACCCAGCTCATAAACAGTGTTAGGGAAACAGCAACCAGAAGAACCCCCTAGAGGCTTTTTCCACTACCTGCACAGCCTGCAAGGCCTCTTACTCACAGGAACCCAAACCTGTCAGCCATACTTTGATTGTTGTGGTGCTGTCGAATGCAATacagtgtccctgctgctgcacagcccaCAAGAACCAGGACGAGGACGCTGATCATGCCAATGCTGCTCCTCTCTTCACCAACTGCAAACTGAAGATtccctggagaggagaagaaaataaaagagtcAAAGTGAATCCTACAGGTGTGCCAAAGCATCAGGCTGCCTCAGAAGCTTCAGCCAGGATGTAGTAAAGATCCAGGATGGAGAAGACATTCAGCCAGGTAACACATCCTTAATGAGAGGTtcaaaggcaaaaggaaatacattttgaCCCTTTTTTTGAAGGCCTCATGCACAGTAATTTTAACACATAAATATGAAGGAAGGTTATTTTAATACTTGCCTAATTTGGAAGAGGAATAATAGAATCACCCAGCACACATTCAAAAACTACCaaagaaagcctcagacaaacaaaaaatccaaataacACAGCAAAAAACATAGCCATATCCCTACCAAGGATTCTCCTCAGAAAAAGGATAAATAGTGTTTACTTGTCTCAAGCAAAGATGTCCTGTTTGTCCTCAACCTAAGGAAGGCAACAGGGATCTCTACAGTGAAAGAAATTAGGATAGAAAAGTAACTGTGTGTAGCACATTTCCTCTTATCATTTACTACTTTACCATTTACCTGTCTGGGCAGGACTTTCTCAAAGCAAAGGacaaagaaacactgaagagaCTTAACCTGGATTTCCCTCATCAGTGATGTCACTTGTTGAAGCTCTGATTTCCTCATCTGACACTTGAGGGTAGCACTCCAGAGGGCTGTGGAGCATTGAGGTGTCTGTCTCTGCTTTACAGCAAATTTTAGCAATGTCACTCCTCACTAATCTGAAGGAAGCTGGAAGACAAAAGAAGTTTCAATTACAAAAATCAGATGATTTATGAGATCTTAAATCAAGGGTTTAAAAGGTTAGAGAGGTTAATAggttaaaaaagtaatttttgtaaatGACTTAATGACTTTTTACAAAAGAAACTAATTTTGTCAAGCTAGACTCATTAACCCCACTGTCTGGCCAAATATATAAAGGTTCTGTTTCATAACCAGAAATACATTTCCCACATGCCAGGACCCAAGCAGAACATACCTCCAGAATTTGGGATGCCACATGAGTATCCCAGTTGCATGTCCTTCTCCCAGAAGATGGCATAAACCTCatgaagaaatgtatttttttgccAAAAGCACATAATGATGTGTGTTTCATTGGTCTGCAgctgaattatttcatttgaaaatttaGTGTTTTGTGTTTCACCAATTATGTCACAGGTTTCAAAACTGGATAAATCACACACATTGCTCTCACAGTGGTAGACTGTGACATTTGTGTTGGGAGAGTCCTGCATCCCCCCAGCAGTGTTGTCACTGTGCATGGCAACAtctaaataagaaaacaaagaaaaaatattttctaccatttttttcacaaaagtCTTTGTATTAGACAATAGGATGAGCTTTGGGTGGACAAATCCAGTTGTGGCTTAGGAAATACTATCTGCCATTGGTCAATTTTTGTATGGAACTGGCCCAGTCTCCAAAACAATGTTGGCACAGAAATACAACATAATTCCCCACTGCTTCCACTGGAGTTTTAAGTAGGAAGCTGGCAGCCTGGAAAATGGCATGAGGTGtatggtttcaagctgaaagaggggagatttagatgagaaattaggaagaaattctttcctgtgagggtgatgagacagtggcacaggtttcccagagaagctgcagctgccctctccctggaaatgttcaaagccaggttggatggggcttggagcaaactGGTTTAGTGGGTGGCatccctgcccatacagggaggggttggaacaagatggtctttaaagtcccttccaacccaaaccattctatgattctaggacTTTctctcattccaacccccctcaGCACAATCCCATCAGGTATTATCTCCAGCACACATCCAGATCCCAGGACACAGGAATTTAACAGCTGAGTTGCCAGACTACATCCAGCTGGATGCAGGGTCCCACTGCCACTGCTTTGGTTCCGTGTTCCTGCAACAGTTTTACAGCCAaggcaaaaagcagcagcagcctggctgaagTGCTGGAatgtgctggggctgggtgctgaGAGCTGACAAAGGGGCTGTGCTTATGCAGACTGAGTAAGGAATCACCTCACCTGAGGTCAGACACATCCCAACACGAGTGACTGCAGCAGCTCCAAATGAATCAACCTTCCCCTTCTTTAtcttgtttctggttttgtggttttaacTGGCCACAACTGAGCTTTCTGGTAACAATTCAGAAGTCTTTAGCTACTATCATGCAGTGAAAACCAATAAGATCAAAGAAGGATCAAACTCACTTGGACAGCAAGCTACAGTGGTCAGAAGCAGGAAACATAACCACACAAAGTGGGGAGAATCCATCAGGTTGCCCTGGGTGCTCATCTCCAGCAGTGCTTGATGCTCTCCTAGATCCTCCACCAACCCACAGCAGGCTCACCAGGCTCCTCCCTCAGTCATCTCCCTGTTTGGACATTAACTATGTGTTAGTATAACACTtaaatcaaaaagaaaacaagttccAGGACAAACCCATAACCACAAACCATCTATCCAAGATTGCTGGAAGGCAAAGAAACATTCAAGCTGTCCTGCTGTTACTCATTCTGTGACAGCTTTTGTAACTGCCAGGCTTGCATGCATCCATTTCCATCTCTGGGGCAATCATGGTAGCAGAAGGCTACCAGATCTTTCTGCAGGGCAAGGGATATTCCCCTGAGCTTGCTGGCCAGGAGGCTCCATGCCCACCCAGCTCCTCCAAGGCTGTCAGGACAGTGGCCACCCACACATCACTCAGCAGTACGTGCAGCAAACAAAGTCTTTACTTGCTGTCAGGTCCAAAGCACACAAAACATTAGAGGAGGAAGATGTTTTATGCAGAATGACTGTTTATTTGACTTAAGATTAAATATTAATTGTCAAACTCAaccttgtttttatttttgactAGCTGATGGAAAATGTCTGTTCAAATTACATGAAGAAAGACAattgtgtatttcttttctaaaaaaatatttttggtcaGAAAGTCATTGTCAAGCCTTATGATGAAACTGGCACGAATCTGTGAAATAGAATTCACTAAATACAAGTTTTGCAAGCCAAGAGACAAAAAATCTGGAAAAGTCCCACAAGTTTTCACACTCTTGAGTCTGTTTTGCTCCTAGGAGCTTTTCACTAAAAGCTTTCAGTAAAACTTCTTGATGTTCGTGACTACCTGAGAAGTGCCTTGAGGAAGTTTCCAAATTAAATATGCATTTGTTCCTAATTACACATGAATTATTCAATAGAAGTGAGTAATTATTTGTCTTTCACGATCTGTGTTGGCTTAGAGCTGCTGAGAGTTGCACATCAATTTCCTGGAATAGATAAGACAGGAGGAACACAACTGCAAAACAAGCCCTTTCCACCTTCTGACAGGTACAGGAGGCATCTTTGAGACTGTATGCAGAATTTCCTGTGGAAAAATTTCCTGCTGAAAGCCAAAAGCTTTCAACAACCCCCTGCAGGGTCCAAGCCCTGCTCCCCACACATCCACAGAGCTGTGATCCATCCACTTCACACCACCAAGAAACAAACTCTTCCATTTATGCACAGTGCTCCTCACCTATGCAATCTTGCAAGAATGTCATCTTGCCCCATCAAATATTAACACCCCTCAGAGCACCAGAAGAGCTCAGCATCTTTTGTCATCCCCCTTccatacatttaaaattagttCTAGTCCTTTTGATTTTggactgtggttttttttttttttttcaaaaccagatcCATCTGCACCACTTCACACATTATTCACTTGGTCCTGTTCCTTACTTTGCAAAGCACCAGTTAACAACCCCTATCAACCCACCATGGGGGAGCAGAGCACCAAGGGACTGTCATCTTAAAATcatttaatcacagaatcatctgggttggaaaagaccctgaagaccatcaagtccagctgttaACCTGACACTGCCAAGTCCATGaccaaaccatgtccccaagcaccatGTCTACACATCTGTTCAATACTTACAGAATATTATTCACCTTTGTTCACAAACACTGcatctcctgcccctctgccttCTTTCAGCCATGTGACCTGAGGGTTTGCAGTTTTGGGAATCTTTGAGGATATGGATTTTAAGGTCAGGCAGAACTGTCTCGGTGGAGTAATGGGACAGACTTTCAGGTTAAAATTTATCTAGAACCTTAATTATCCCATGGAAACGACTCccatttcagtttgaaaaaaattaaactatagAAGgaagaatacaaataaaatagaaataaccTCAGAAGAGACTACAGATTTTATATTCCACTCTAAGGTCTCTactgggaaaggagcagagttCACATAAGAGCTAATTGTTATATTACTTTTAGTACCAGTTTCACTTTTTTGATCTGCTGAATACTGAACAAGctttcacaattaaaaaaagcaaaacacaacaaaaccacagataAAAGAGCTGTTACCAGAACGAGTGTAGAAGTGCAGTCTGTTTCCACAGTTCCAACAAGCCAGTAGAGTAAGTGACCAGCAAGACATCGCCATTTGAGCTGAGAAATATCCACAAAAATCCAAAGTACACAACTTCCCAGGAAGTGCTCTTAAAACATGTTCCCACAGTAACtattattttatcttctgcCTGCAGTATATTATTCACAAGCAGAACAGTTTCACTGATTTAAGTTCTTACACACTGACACTTTGTGTGTTGTTTTGAActttgttgctgttgctttgttttgaattCTGAGTCACCAGGAGCCACAGGGTAAAAAATGCACAACCAGCACCAGCTTGGGCAACAGCTTGATAGGAAACAGCTACAAAGATTTCTACTGCAACCCTCCTGGTGAATTATCCTTTATTTGCAAATAGGACAGGATGGTAATTTTGAAAAAGGAGGTATTAGCAAAATATACTAAGGAGTTACAAGAAAAGGTTAATTGGAtgtaggaaaaattatttgggaatTACATGAAGATGCAAATGCTCTAATAAAATTGTTCAGTAAGTTTTGTGGTCACTCACACATAGAAGTGCAGAATGTAATGaagctgttgggtttttccAGTCACACAAGCAATGTGAAAGCAATACAAGCTGGCAGCCAGGACTGCAAAAAGCAGTGTTATTTATTTAGCAAGATCACACACACAAGTAATGCATCTTCTTTCATATGTAAAGAGTATTAACCACAATAATCATTTACCCTCTGCCCCAGACCCCTAAGTGCCTGTTTCCCTAAAGAGGAAACAACAATTTGTAAGAGACTGGCTGCAAGATAGGACCCCCTAGAGAAAAAGACATTGTGATTACCTCCGAAGTTGTGTCCAGTGATGCCTTTgtgctcttcccttctccatccaTCTGAGCAGCCTTTCCAGCTCTCAGTTCATAAACCTCCACCAGACCCCTGCTCAGGAAATGCAGTAGCCACTtggaaactgaaggaaaagccACACAGCCAGCTTCTGCCTTCTAAAAAAGACAACTGGATTGATTTTCACTTTCAGTTCTTACGGGCATGCAGTGCAGCACTGGGACTGAGCAGTGCAAACAAGATAAACCCACAGCACTCTGcagcttgaggaaaaaaatacaaatcacaCCCCCTGGAGAACCTCCCAGGAGTCTGCAGGGGGGTCATaactctctctctgtgtcttgCAGCAGGGATGTGAAAGGACTGGATTTGACATCTGCTCCTGGGTCTGCTACTAACTGGCCAGAAAAGCCCCCAGCACCGGGGAGGCTGCTCCTTGGCAGGTGGCAGCATTGGAAGATTCCCTGCCAAaaccctcctgctgcagcagcctttCTGTTTGCCTCAATTTGTGCCCATCCTACAACCTGGCAGGAGCAGTTTGGGACCAGACAGAGAGACCTCTTCAATGTGGCAAATCACTTACTGTCTCAAAAAAGCCATGGAAAGTCAAAGAAGTGGTGTGAGGTTCAGGGTTTGCAGCAAGAACAGGGCAGAAGGAGAGCTGTTTGGGAACTCAGAGCCAAAACCTACTTCTGGGCCAGTGTGGATGTTGAGATAAAAAGCTGCACAGTTCCCACCTCTCAGTAGATAAGAAAATTGTGGGGACCTCATCTCAGAACCAGGGAAGAGTCAGGAGACACACCAACCCCTGTTGCTCAGGGGTACCTGCAGGGAGATTTGTCAGAGGGTCTTGGTTCAACACCCACATGAACAGACCTGAtcaaaaagaggaaatgttttatAGCCCATTTTAATAAAGAACAATCCTATCATCACTTCCACGTTCTTTCTAAGTCTGGACTGGAGACAAGTGCTTTCATTTCTGCACTTGTTTGGAAACATTTCCTGTTCAGCTTCTGAGAAAGTGACATTGATGGTGAGAAAGTGGCTGGAGCACAGCTCACTGCAAAgccctggcagggctgctctgctcccagcagggcCAAGGATCTCAGTCCATGGCCAGAACA
Above is a genomic segment from Heliangelus exortis chromosome 20, bHelExo1.hap1, whole genome shotgun sequence containing:
- the LOC139805752 gene encoding uncharacterized protein isoform X6, with the protein product MHSDNTAGGMQDSPNTNVTVYHCESNVCDLSSFETCDIIGETQNTKFSNEIIQLQTNETHIIMCFWQKNTFLHEVYAIFWEKDMQLGYSCGIPNSGASFRLVRSDIAKICCKAETDTSMLHSPLECYPQVSDEEIRASTSDITDEGNPGNLQFAVGEERSSIGMISVLVLVLVGCAAAGTLYCIRQHHNNQRPIVVFHQILNGQGVVP
- the LOC139805752 gene encoding uncharacterized protein isoform X5; protein product: MSTQGNLMDSPHFVWLCFLLLTTVACCPNVAMHSDNTAGGMQDSPNTNVTVYHCESNLQTNETHIIMCFWQKNTFLHEVYAIFWEKDMQLGYSCGIPNSGASFRLVRSDIAKICCKAETDTSMLHSPLECYPQVSDEEIRASTSDITDEGNPGNLQFAVGEERSSIGMISVLVLVLVGCAAAGTLYCIRQHHNNQRPIVVFHQILNGQGVVP
- the LOC139805752 gene encoding uncharacterized protein isoform X3; this translates as MSTQGNLMDSPHFVWLCFLLLTTVACCPNVAMHSDNTAGGMQDSPNTNVTVYHCESNVCDLSSFETCDIIGETQNTKFSNEIIQLQTNETHIIMCFWQKNTFLHEVYAIFWEKDMQLGYSCGIPNSGASFRLVRSDIAKICCKAETDTSMLHSPLECYPQVSDEEIRASTSDITDEGNPGNLQFAVGEERSSIGMISVLVLVLVGCAAAGTLYCIRQHHNNQRPIVVFHQILNVLPF
- the LOC139805752 gene encoding uncharacterized protein isoform X1; protein product: MSTQGNLMDSPHFVWLCFLLLTTVACCPNVAMHSDNTAGGMQDSPNTNVTVYHCESNVCDLSSFETCDIIGETQNTKFSNEIIQLQTNETHIIMCFWQKNTFLHEVYAIFWEKDMQLGYSCGIPNSGASFRLVRSDIAKICCKAETDTSMLHSPLECYPQVSDEEIRASTSDITDEGNPGNLQFAVGEERSSIGMISVLVLVLVGCAAAGTLYCIRQHHNNQRPIVVFHQILNGQGVVP
- the LOC139805752 gene encoding uncharacterized protein isoform X4, encoding MSTQGNLMDSPHFVWLCFLLLTTVACCPNVAMHSDNTAGGMQDSPNTNVTVYHCESNVCDLSSFETCDIIGETQNTKFSNEIIQLQTNETHIIMCFWQKNTFLHEVYAIFWEKDMQLGYSCGIPNSGASFRLVRSDIAKICCKAETDTSMLHSPLECYPQVSDEEIRASTSDITDEGNPGNLQFAVGEERSSIGMISVLVLVLVGCAAAGTLYCIRQHHNNQSMADRFGFL
- the LOC139805752 gene encoding uncharacterized protein isoform X2; its protein translation is MAMSCWSLTLLACWNCGNRLHFYTRSDVAMHSDNTAGGMQDSPNTNVTVYHCESNVCDLSSFETCDIIGETQNTKFSNEIIQLQTNETHIIMCFWQKNTFLHEVYAIFWEKDMQLGYSCGIPNSGASFRLVRSDIAKICCKAETDTSMLHSPLECYPQVSDEEIRASTSDITDEGNPGNLQFAVGEERSSIGMISVLVLVLVGCAAAGTLYCIRQHHNNQRPIVVFHQILNGQGVVP